From a single Chirita eburnea voucher CEBURN20170516 chloroplast, complete genome genomic region:
- the rpl23 gene encoding ribosomal protein L23 produces the protein MDGIKYAVFTDKSIRLLGKNQYTSNVESGSTRTELKHWVELFFGVKVIAMNSHRLPGKGRRMGPIMGHTMHYRRMIITLQRGYSIPPLRKKRT, from the coding sequence ATGGATGGAATCAAATATGCAGTATTTACAGACAAAAGTATTCGGTTATTGGGGAAAAATCAATATACTTCTAATGTCGAATCAGGATCAACTAGGACAGAACTAAAGCATTGGGTCGAACTATTCTTTGGTGTCAAGGTAATAGCTATGAATAGTCATCGACTTCCGGGAAAGGGTAGAAGAATGGGACCTATTATGGGACATACAATGCATTACAGACGTATGATCATTACGCTTCAACGGGGTTATTCTATTCCACCTCTTAGAAAGAAAAGAACTTAA